One part of the Nitrosophilus kaiyonis genome encodes these proteins:
- a CDS encoding EAL domain-containing protein, with translation MRHIYKVLAILIAFISILIVYLYISTFTIEKGLTNKLNTLFLKHVKDTANNINLFIKNYYANNLYQELKEDKKLRDFLQNALTLSVSYPNRYVYILYRDKKGKYRYLLDGSKEDKGEFDQKLDVDKKEWDLVYKTKKDKVIQHRNSEFLYITYLKPIVKNGNVDGIIAIDFTSDFPKTISDILSPLKQIFSYIFITFFIIFLILIYQFYLYYKTKKLAIIDPLTEAYNRTYLRDFLNSFDPNKYSILMVDIDHFKKINDNYGHKVGDIVLREFSTIVKRILRDSDIIIRYGGEEFLIFLNKENSSIDPIKIAERIRETFEKTSFNINKKNRINITVSIGVISYPEKYKKVTDAIKKADEMLYIAKKSGRNKIIQDENSNFIKIVDKDINFVKEAIEENRIILHYQPIYDIINNKIKSYEALVRLIDTDGTVIYPNSFLRQIAFTTVYNNLTKKILEIVFETIKKTQKTISINLNFSDIQDNKIFNIIENEIKKNIKLANYLIIELLENEALSEEKNLSNKLLKLKKYGVNIAIDDFGSGYSNFGIFRYLPIDILKIDGSLIKEINSSKISFSIVNSIVFFAKEANIEIVAEFVENENILNTLKNLNIKYAQGYLLGKPQPQIIG, from the coding sequence TTGAGACATATTTATAAAGTGTTGGCAATTTTAATTGCATTTATATCTATTCTCATTGTCTATTTATATATTTCAACTTTCACAATAGAAAAAGGTTTAACTAATAAATTAAATACTCTTTTTTTAAAACATGTAAAAGATACTGCAAATAACATAAATCTTTTTATTAAAAATTATTATGCCAATAACCTTTATCAAGAGTTAAAAGAAGATAAAAAACTAAGAGATTTTCTTCAAAATGCTCTAACTTTGAGTGTATCTTATCCAAATAGATATGTATATATACTATATAGAGACAAAAAAGGAAAATATAGATATCTTCTTGATGGAAGTAAAGAAGATAAAGGTGAATTTGATCAAAAACTTGATGTTGATAAAAAAGAGTGGGATTTAGTTTATAAAACAAAAAAAGATAAAGTTATACAACATAGAAATTCTGAATTTTTATATATAACTTACCTAAAACCTATTGTAAAGAATGGCAATGTAGATGGAATAATTGCTATAGATTTTACAAGTGATTTTCCAAAAACAATTTCAGATATATTGTCTCCTCTAAAACAGATTTTTTCATATATTTTTATTACCTTTTTTATAATTTTTTTAATTTTAATTTATCAATTTTATCTATATTATAAAACAAAAAAATTAGCAATAATTGATCCTTTAACGGAAGCTTATAATAGAACATACTTAAGAGATTTTTTGAATAGTTTTGACCCAAATAAATACTCTATACTTATGGTTGATATAGACCATTTTAAAAAGATAAATGATAATTATGGCCACAAAGTAGGCGATATAGTATTAAGAGAGTTTTCAACTATAGTCAAAAGAATTTTAAGAGATAGCGATATTATAATAAGGTATGGAGGGGAAGAGTTTTTAATATTTTTAAATAAAGAAAATAGTAGTATAGATCCAATAAAAATTGCAGAGAGGATTAGAGAAACTTTTGAAAAAACCTCTTTTAATATTAATAAAAAAAATAGAATAAATATAACAGTTTCAATTGGTGTTATATCATATCCTGAAAAGTATAAAAAAGTTACAGATGCGATAAAAAAAGCTGATGAAATGCTATATATAGCTAAAAAAAGTGGTAGAAACAAAATAATTCAAGACGAAAATAGTAATTTTATAAAAATAGTAGATAAAGATATAAATTTCGTAAAAGAGGCAATTGAGGAAAATAGAATCATTCTTCATTACCAACCAATATATGACATAATCAATAATAAAATCAAAAGCTACGAAGCATTAGTTAGATTAATTGATACTGATGGAACAGTTATCTATCCAAATAGTTTTTTAAGACAAATTGCTTTTACTACAGTTTATAATAATTTAACAAAAAAAATCCTTGAAATAGTATTTGAAACAATTAAAAAAACTCAAAAAACAATAAGTATAAATTTAAATTTTTCTGATATACAGGATAATAAAATCTTTAACATAATTGAAAATGAGATAAAAAAAAATATAAAATTGGCAAATTATCTAATTATTGAACTTTTAGAAAATGAAGCTTTAAGTGAAGAGAAAAATTTATCCAATAAACTTTTAAAACTTAAAAAATATGGAGTAAATATTGCAATTGATGATTTTGGAAGTGGATATTCAAATTTTGGCATATTTAGATATTTACCGATAGATATTTTAAAAATAGATGGGTCATTAATAAAAGAGATAAATAGCTCAAAAATATCTTTTTCTATTGTTAATTCAATAGTTTTTTTCGCCAAAGAAGCAAATATAGAAATTGTTGCAGAATTTGTTGAAAATGAAAATATTTTAAACACTTTAAAAAATTTAAATATAAAATATGCACAGGGGTATCTATTAGGAAAACCTCAACCTCAAATCATAGGATAA
- a CDS encoding alcohol dehydrogenase catalytic domain-containing protein — MLALRFYGQRDIRLENIPKPKPKKDVVLIKVSDAGISQTQINEFVEGPFIINKEPHPLTNKSIPLIPCQEYGGIIEEVGENVDRNLIGKQVAVLPLISCGKCEYCKSGKEHLCDKMAYHGLLGADGGFCEYSVVNKNNIIEIEKRELLTFIEPILVGIHAANQAKRFFDLKDKNILILGAGAVGISVASVFKDFFKANIEINDILEARLKRAKKAGFKAVKKDEISKKYDMVIDAAGIDTLIEIPAFIEGQNYLKKGSALLNIGTYFHPIKLIPSNLLLKEQCIIESITYNSNDVKILPEVLKTIKTDFKIFLDFIDLKNIIEDGYYRAEVDKESFTRIVVRS, encoded by the coding sequence ATGCTTGCTTTAAGATTTTATGGACAAAGAGATATTAGACTTGAAAATATCCCAAAACCTAAACCAAAAAAAGATGTAGTTTTGATAAAAGTTAGTGATGCTGGAATAAGCCAAACCCAAATAAATGAGTTTGTAGAGGGACCATTTATTATAAATAAAGAGCCACATCCATTAACAAATAAATCAATACCTTTAATACCTTGCCAAGAGTATGGAGGAATTATAGAAGAAGTTGGTGAAAATGTGGATAGAAATCTTATAGGCAAGCAGGTGGCAGTTTTGCCTCTTATATCTTGTGGTAAATGTGAATATTGCAAAAGTGGTAAAGAACATCTTTGCGATAAAATGGCATATCATGGACTATTAGGTGCAGATGGTGGATTTTGTGAATATAGTGTAGTTAATAAAAACAATATTATTGAAATTGAAAAAAGAGAGCTTTTAACTTTTATAGAGCCGATTTTAGTAGGAATACATGCAGCAAATCAAGCTAAAAGATTTTTTGATCTTAAAGATAAAAATATTTTAATTTTAGGTGCTGGAGCTGTTGGAATTAGTGTTGCTTCAGTATTTAAAGATTTTTTCAAAGCAAATATTGAGATAAACGATATTTTAGAAGCAAGATTAAAAAGAGCAAAAAAAGCTGGTTTTAAAGCAGTAAAAAAAGATGAGATTTCTAAAAAATATGATATGGTAATAGATGCAGCCGGAATAGATACACTTATAGAAATACCTGCATTTATTGAGGGACAAAATTATTTAAAAAAAGGCTCTGCCCTTTTAAATATCGGTACATATTTTCATCCTATAAAACTTATACCTTCCAATTTGCTTTTAAAAGAGCAGTGTATTATTGAATCTATTACTTATAACTCAAATGATGTAAAAATTTTGCCAGAAGTTTTAAAAACTATAAAAACTGATTTTAAAATTTTTTTAGATTTTATTGATTTGAAAAATATAATAGAAGATGGATATTACAGAGCCGAAGTTGATAAAGAGAGTTTTACAAGAATAGTAGTGAGGTCTTAG
- a CDS encoding GGDEF domain-containing phosphodiesterase, producing the protein MIKELEILLSKILNDEINIVEKKEFDFKKYKKFFPINKNFIFTYKKEIDPKFLYEIKLFLSNFLLKYEKTIEDLKKLKILQKELENILNSNELLFSKKGSIEDSFSFLKDSNINFVIFENHEILFNSGIDKFTINTTLKKLKKVDEISFSIGEGELYALKIGFYTIILKKEQQIDTFLKKVIKSRLLWLNALYEAKMLYEIDKLTGLYTRSKFLEDIDSFQNSSFLFINIKNFKSINELYTNYIGDIILKELSEKFKKIFKESKIYRIYGDRFAIVFKNDHLNEILDNFSKEIDKKLMIYNKKTKEYIQPKLDFEIIVFKNYIDEILEISNLSFKKCKKKISFYDKDIEPILKEEIEYFKILIDALENDKIVPFFQRIIDKKTAKTLYFEALLRIVVDEKIFSPIKFIEIAKNKGLYKKLNYKMIEKSIDAIKKLSKKISINIDIYDILQEDITDFIKTLIKEKNINPKNIQFEILETEDIYEYIEEVKNFIKKIKDIGCSIALDDFGKGYSNFSVLKDFNIDNLKIDMSLTKNIDTDKDSFTILKTIVEFANLLNIKTTAEGVGNEKIYKKLLETKVDFLQGFYIEKPKPLHEIIKQ; encoded by the coding sequence ATGATCAAAGAGCTTGAAATTTTGCTTTCAAAAATATTAAATGATGAGATAAATATAGTTGAAAAAAAGGAATTTGATTTTAAAAAATATAAAAAATTTTTTCCTATAAATAAAAATTTTATATTTACATACAAAAAAGAGATAGATCCAAAATTTTTATATGAAATAAAACTGTTTTTATCAAACTTTCTTTTAAAATATGAAAAAACTATAGAAGATTTAAAAAAACTAAAAATTTTGCAAAAAGAGTTGGAAAATATTTTAAATTCTAATGAATTATTATTTTCAAAAAAAGGAAGTATTGAAGACTCTTTTTCTTTTTTAAAAGATTCGAACATAAATTTTGTAATTTTTGAAAATCATGAAATACTTTTTAATAGTGGAATTGATAAGTTCACTATTAATACCACTTTAAAAAAATTAAAAAAAGTTGATGAAATCTCTTTTTCCATAGGAGAAGGAGAACTATATGCTTTAAAGATAGGATTTTATACAATTATTTTAAAAAAAGAGCAACAAATAGATACATTTTTAAAAAAAGTTATAAAATCAAGGCTTCTTTGGCTAAATGCATTATATGAAGCAAAAATGCTCTATGAAATAGATAAATTAACAGGTCTTTATACAAGAAGTAAATTTTTAGAAGATATTGATAGTTTTCAAAATAGCTCTTTTTTGTTTATAAATATAAAAAATTTTAAATCAATAAATGAACTCTATACAAACTATATTGGTGATATAATATTAAAAGAGCTATCTGAAAAATTTAAGAAAATTTTTAAAGAATCAAAAATATATAGAATCTATGGTGATAGATTTGCAATAGTTTTTAAAAATGATCATTTAAATGAAATATTAGATAATTTTTCAAAAGAAATAGATAAAAAGTTAATGATATACAATAAAAAAACAAAAGAGTATATCCAGCCAAAGCTTGATTTTGAAATTATTGTATTTAAAAATTATATAGATGAGATATTAGAAATCTCAAATCTATCATTTAAAAAATGTAAAAAGAAGATTTCTTTTTATGATAAAGATATTGAGCCTATTTTAAAAGAGGAGATTGAGTATTTTAAAATTTTAATTGATGCTCTTGAAAATGATAAAATAGTTCCATTTTTCCAAAGAATAATAGACAAAAAAACGGCTAAAACACTATATTTTGAAGCACTTTTAAGAATAGTAGTAGATGAAAAAATATTTTCTCCTATAAAGTTTATTGAAATTGCTAAAAACAAAGGTTTATATAAAAAACTAAATTATAAAATGATTGAAAAATCAATAGATGCAATAAAAAAATTATCAAAAAAAATATCTATCAATATTGATATTTATGATATTTTACAAGAAGATATTACAGATTTTATTAAAACTCTTATAAAAGAGAAAAATATTAACCCAAAAAATATCCAGTTTGAAATTTTAGAGACTGAAGATATTTATGAATATATTGAAGAGGTTAAAAATTTTATTAAAAAAATAAAAGATATTGGATGTAGTATCGCTCTTGATGATTTTGGAAAAGGTTATTCAAATTTTTCTGTTCTAAAAGATTTTAATATCGATAATCTTAAAATTGATATGAGTTTGACAAAAAACATTGATACAGATAAAGACTCCTTTACAATACTAAAAACTATAGTAGAATTTGCTAATCTTTTAAATATAAAAACAACAGCTGAAGGTGTAGGAAATGAAAAAATATATAAAAAATTATTAGAAACAAAAGTGGATTTTTTGCAAGGATTTTATATTGAAAAGCCAAAACCGCTTCATGAAATTATTAAGCAATAA
- a CDS encoding NUDIX domain-containing protein yields the protein MKISAGILPFKKENNKLKVFLVHMGGPFWAKRDSGAWSIPKGEIKEDESLLEAAKREFFEETGKKIDGDFIDLKDAKTSNKIIHIFAINKDIDTDIKSNFFEIEWPPNSGKIKKFPEVDKAKWFDIDKAYEKIVKSQRVFLDRLKKIIA from the coding sequence ATGAAAATCAGTGCGGGTATTTTACCATTTAAAAAAGAGAATAATAAATTAAAAGTCTTTTTAGTTCATATGGGAGGACCTTTTTGGGCAAAAAGAGATAGTGGTGCATGGAGTATTCCAAAAGGCGAGATTAAGGAAGATGAGAGCTTGCTTGAAGCAGCAAAAAGAGAGTTTTTTGAAGAGACAGGTAAAAAAATAGATGGAGATTTTATTGATTTAAAAGATGCTAAAACTTCAAATAAGATTATCCATATATTTGCAATAAACAAAGATATTGATACAGATATTAAATCAAATTTTTTTGAAATAGAGTGGCCTCCAAATTCTGGTAAAATTAAAAAATTTCCAGAAGTTGATAAGGCTAAATGGTTTGATATCGATAAAGCTTATGAGAAGATAGTAAAAAGCCAAAGAGTTTTTTTAGATAGATTAAAAAAGATTATTGCTTAA
- a CDS encoding undecaprenyl-diphosphate phosphatase translates to MDIIQAIIFGIVEGLTEFLPVSSTGHMILASKLMGIEQTSFQKSFEVIIQLGSILAVVYAFKDKIFHNLNLWKKLIVGFIPTGILGFTLYKIIKSLFAPSTVAYMLVIGGVIFLLVEYFYKEKEHHIENVENVSYIQAFLIGIFQSFAMIPGTSRSGATIIGGLLIGLKRKAAAEFSFLLAVPTMFAATGYDILKHFNEFELSNITALTVGFLTSFFVALIIIKWFLNFIKKHTFIPFGIYRIIIGLLFINFVL, encoded by the coding sequence ATGGATATTATACAAGCAATTATATTTGGAATAGTTGAAGGATTGACAGAATTTTTGCCTGTATCTTCTACGGGACATATGATTTTAGCATCTAAGCTAATGGGAATTGAACAAACATCTTTTCAAAAAAGTTTTGAAGTTATTATTCAACTTGGCTCAATTTTAGCTGTAGTATATGCCTTTAAAGATAAAATCTTTCATAATCTAAATTTATGGAAAAAATTGATTGTAGGTTTTATTCCAACAGGAATTTTAGGATTTACTTTATATAAAATTATAAAATCTCTATTTGCTCCATCAACTGTTGCCTATATGCTTGTAATTGGTGGGGTTATTTTTTTATTAGTAGAATATTTTTATAAAGAGAAAGAGCATCATATAGAAAATGTTGAAAATGTCTCTTATATACAAGCATTTTTAATAGGAATTTTTCAATCTTTTGCTATGATTCCTGGAACTTCACGAAGCGGAGCCACTATTATAGGTGGTTTATTAATTGGTTTAAAAAGAAAAGCTGCAGCTGAATTTAGCTTTTTACTTGCAGTACCTACAATGTTTGCTGCAACTGGATATGATATTTTAAAACATTTCAATGAATTTGAACTATCAAATATTACTGCTCTTACTGTAGGGTTTTTGACCTCATTTTTTGTAGCTTTAATAATCATAAAATGGTTTTTAAATTTCATAAAAAAACATACATTTATTCCTTTTGGAATTTATAGAATTATAATCGGGCTTCTTTTTATAAATTTTGTATTATGA
- a CDS encoding TolC family protein, with protein sequence MRYSIILFLFFSATLFGEDYFEIIKKVDNSLTIKRANYLVKSAKKMLKAKEGKNLFSIDASLQAVRLKETPTMYMHMPLTPTSALQVGKKDNFQGEISLTYPLFSGFAITSLIDKERLNYERAKLQKMDIKRNLYLQTTKLYSAIFSLKEALKAQKKAKEAINLALKKAEAFYEKGLIAPSEVYNIEAKKYDIDAQIIKTKSEIKKLLNTLSYLLNSKIKDIENLIDIKIPNREKLIDTALNQREDILSIKKALLMDKMDEKIIKSKFYPQIALTLSFKKQGDSLRLNGDGYTNADKSYIGAVIKYNIFNGFSDKNTLEAAKIKTLAKTIELNDYKERVKNDIKNAYIDLNALKIKLLSIKAEVKSRREYFKLTLGRFENQLSSADELSRSIADLAAAKAKEAAVKSDIFNQKAKIYLLGGLNYFEKNF encoded by the coding sequence ATGAGATATAGCATAATTTTATTTTTATTTTTCAGTGCTACTCTTTTTGGTGAAGACTATTTTGAAATTATAAAAAAAGTAGATAACTCTTTAACTATAAAAAGAGCTAACTATCTTGTAAAATCGGCTAAAAAAATGCTTAAAGCAAAAGAGGGGAAAAATCTTTTTAGTATTGATGCATCTTTGCAGGCAGTTAGGCTTAAAGAGACACCTACTATGTATATGCATATGCCATTAACTCCGACATCAGCTTTGCAGGTTGGAAAAAAAGATAATTTTCAAGGAGAAATTAGTTTAACTTATCCACTATTTAGCGGTTTTGCTATAACTTCTTTGATAGATAAAGAGAGATTAAATTATGAAAGGGCAAAACTTCAAAAAATGGATATAAAAAGAAATCTATATCTACAAACAACAAAACTTTATAGTGCTATATTTTCTTTAAAAGAGGCTCTAAAAGCTCAAAAAAAAGCAAAAGAGGCTATAAATTTAGCCTTAAAAAAAGCAGAAGCTTTTTATGAAAAAGGCCTTATAGCTCCCTCTGAAGTTTATAATATTGAAGCTAAAAAGTATGATATTGATGCTCAAATCATAAAAACAAAAAGCGAGATTAAAAAACTTTTAAATACTCTTTCATATCTGTTAAATTCGAAAATAAAAGATATTGAAAATTTAATTGATATCAAAATACCAAATAGAGAAAAACTTATAGATACTGCTTTAAATCAAAGAGAAGATATTTTATCTATAAAAAAGGCTCTTTTAATGGATAAAATGGATGAGAAAATAATAAAAAGCAAATTTTATCCACAAATAGCTTTAACTCTCTCATTTAAAAAACAAGGTGATAGTTTAAGATTGAATGGGGATGGATATACAAATGCAGATAAAAGCTATATAGGTGCAGTTATAAAATATAATATTTTTAATGGATTTTCAGATAAAAACACACTTGAGGCTGCAAAAATAAAAACTTTAGCTAAAACTATAGAGCTAAATGATTATAAAGAGAGGGTAAAAAACGATATAAAAAATGCATATATAGATTTAAATGCTTTAAAAATAAAACTATTAAGCATAAAAGCTGAAGTTAAATCAAGAAGGGAGTATTTCAAACTAACTCTTGGAAGATTTGAAAATCAGCTCTCAAGTGCAGATGAGCTAAGCCGCTCAATTGCTGATTTAGCAGCGGCTAAAGCAAAAGAGGCAGCAGTGAAATCTGATATTTTTAATCAAAAGGCAAAAATATATTTACTTGGTGGATTAAACTATTTTGAAAAAAATTTTTAA